Genomic segment of Archaeoglobus neptunius:
CTGTCATCAACCTTGCAACATTTTACGATTTCATTCTTGAGGGCATTCCGCCGTACATATTCTCTGCCCCAGGAGGTTATTATGTAAAGCTGGACAGTGAGAAAATAAGGGAGGCGAGAGAGAAGCTTGGAATAAGTATTGGAGAGATGGCAAAACTTCTCGGTGTTTCGAGGAGAACTATCAAGAAATATGAGGAGGGAACTGATACCTCTCTGTCAATAGCAGCTAAAATTGAGGAGGTTCTTGGTACATTTGCAATAAAGCAGATAGATCTTCTGAATTTTACCAAGGTAAATTTTGAGGAGGAATGTGAGGCCGAATTTGAGGGTCGGGAGGGAGAAATTCTCGATCAGCTCAGGGTAATCGGACTATCAGTTTACCCGGTCAGGCAGGCTCCTTTCGATGCCGTGTCAAGGGTTGAAAAGTTGGATCAGGAACAGATTCTAACAGGGGTCAGACAGGTGAGGGAAATAGAAAAAAGAGCGAGACTCCTTGGAAGAATTTCAGAGGCTCTTGAGACAAA
This window contains:
- a CDS encoding transcriptional regulator yields the protein MHAALIESVVKILIKADFNVADLAETKPRCFDVVARKDNTVLIIKVLYNVDSLKPEAADEMKKLAKILEASPLVVGERFKFDFLERGVVYTRYSLPVINLATFYDFILEGIPPYIFSAPGGYYVKLDSEKIREAREKLGISIGEMAKLLGVSRRTIKKYEEGTDTSLSIAAKIEEVLGTFAIKQIDLLNFTKVNFEEECEAEFEGREGEILDQLRVIGLSVYPVRQAPFDAVSRVEKLDQEQILTGVRQVREIEKRARLLGRISEALETKAAYITDKDCKKKVDSVVFVLKEELYSVSTPKDFISLLKEKSSEN